One window of Actinomycetota bacterium genomic DNA carries:
- a CDS encoding peptidylprolyl isomerase, translating to MKAGIFKWLLGALVLLALVAGIAGCSSGADKKAASDADEVIEAEASEAPITTETTVAQAPPAAQPAAGKRPHAVVETNKGKIVFELYPHKAPKTVANFVSLAGQSFYNGIKWHRVEPGFVIQGGDPLSKDDDPANDGLGGPGYKIDAEFNDVPHITGTVAMARAQDPNSAGSQFYICLDAQPSLDGNYTVFGQVVEGMDVVERIQVGDLMSRVYIEER from the coding sequence ATGAAAGCGGGAATTTTCAAATGGCTTCTAGGAGCACTGGTGTTGTTAGCGCTAGTCGCGGGGATTGCGGGGTGTTCATCCGGCGCCGACAAGAAGGCCGCTTCCGACGCGGACGAGGTGATTGAGGCGGAAGCGTCCGAAGCGCCGATAACGACCGAGACGACCGTCGCGCAGGCGCCGCCGGCGGCTCAGCCCGCCGCCGGAAAGCGGCCCCATGCGGTCGTCGAGACGAACAAAGGAAAAATCGTCTTCGAACTCTATCCGCACAAGGCGCCTAAGACCGTCGCGAATTTCGTCAGTCTCGCAGGCCAAAGCTTCTACAACGGTATTAAGTGGCACCGTGTCGAACCGGGGTTCGTGATTCAGGGCGGCGACCCGTTGAGTAAAGACGACGACCCCGCGAACGACGGCCTGGGGGGTCCCGGCTATAAAATCGACGCCGAGTTCAACGATGTACCGCATATTACGGGTACGGTTGCGATGGCGCGGGCACAAGACCCCAATAGCGCGGGAAGCCAGTTTTATATATGCCTCGACGCGCAGCCGTCGCTCGACGGGAACTACACCGTCTTCGGGCAAGTCGTGGAAGGCATGGACGTCGTCGAGCGGATACAAGTCGGCGACCTCATGAGCCGGGTCTACATCGAGGAGCGGTAA
- a CDS encoding NapC/NirT family cytochrome c has translation MELLRTLAVHIYLSVPMRAESLFERLLHDALRWRDYIPIIIKFAEQLQVIFQNPRRYPREAVVIIAAILLTLIVVMLLVLLFFAARNQIRIRRAYRSIRKKVPREVLVKRYIIGGAAVIILLLAMTVGTAQPKSCIRCHTLEKSYSSWTKSVHKDTGCLKCHYKPGIFGYVEGNINGAENVLAHFFKGVETPRARVSNNACLRCHNDILSRMVIGDREIKMQHKDLIGGGINCTNCHPDIAHKPKGKKIFAMNSCLGCHDNKVASADCRTCHTQDIGYKAVRAVDDLPKVKTIRITCTGCHKVSTTEGCIKCHGVELPHSAIFQQKHAMQAETTQGILCYKCHWERMDGKRMCGCHNATGEIHGETEAWYYAHRALAKNNGAGCNCHGLTFCARCHDDPKSVYPNYAGGSGEMMHGGWHIGM, from the coding sequence ATGGAGCTTTTAAGAACTTTAGCCGTCCACATATATTTGTCAGTACCGATGCGCGCGGAATCTCTTTTCGAGAGACTCCTCCACGACGCCTTGCGCTGGCGCGACTACATTCCGATCATCATAAAATTCGCCGAGCAACTACAGGTGATCTTCCAGAACCCTCGTAGATATCCGCGAGAAGCGGTTGTCATCATAGCCGCGATTCTGCTCACACTCATCGTTGTGATGCTGTTGGTCCTGCTCTTCTTCGCTGCCAGAAATCAAATTCGTATCCGCAGAGCATACAGGAGCATTCGAAAAAAAGTGCCGCGGGAGGTGCTCGTAAAACGATATATCATCGGGGGCGCCGCCGTTATCATACTTTTGCTCGCAATGACAGTCGGCACCGCCCAACCGAAGTCCTGCATAAGGTGCCATACCCTCGAAAAGAGCTATAGTTCCTGGACAAAATCGGTCCACAAGGATACGGGCTGCCTTAAGTGCCATTACAAACCGGGAATATTCGGCTATGTCGAGGGGAATATCAACGGTGCGGAGAACGTTTTGGCCCACTTTTTCAAGGGCGTCGAAACGCCTAGGGCACGCGTCTCGAACAACGCCTGCCTGCGCTGCCACAACGATATCCTCAGCCGCATGGTAATCGGCGACCGCGAAATCAAAATGCAACATAAAGACCTTATCGGTGGCGGTATAAACTGCACCAACTGTCATCCGGACATCGCGCACAAACCAAAGGGCAAGAAGATTTTCGCCATGAATAGTTGCCTCGGATGCCACGACAATAAAGTGGCGAGCGCGGACTGCCGGACCTGCCATACCCAGGACATCGGCTATAAAGCGGTCCGCGCGGTCGACGACTTGCCGAAAGTAAAGACTATCCGAATTACCTGCACCGGCTGTCATAAAGTTTCGACGACGGAAGGGTGTATTAAGTGCCACGGCGTGGAACTGCCGCACTCTGCGATCTTCCAGCAAAAACATGCGATGCAAGCCGAGACGACGCAAGGCATACTCTGCTATAAATGCCACTGGGAGCGCATGGATGGAAAACGCATGTGCGGCTGTCACAACGCGACCGGCGAAATACACGGAGAAACCGAGGCCTGGTACTACGCCCACCGGGCTCTGGCCAAAAATAACGGAGCCGGCTGTAATTGCCACGGCTTGACGTTCTGCGCGCGCTGCCATGACGACCCGAAAAGCGTCTACCCGAATTACGCCGGCGGCAGCGGCGAGATGATGCACGGCGGCTGGCATATCGGGATGTAG